In Nocardia sp. NBC_01327, the genomic stretch GCACTTGGTGGACCGGCCCAGTACGATCCCGGACCCGCCGCCCAGTGCTGCCTGCGTATCGCCGGGATCGGCCTGCGCCTCGGCCGCCGGGACCGCGGACAGACCCAGGGTGGCGACCACTGCGGCAGGGACTACCCACCTGCGAAACTCGAGCATCTGGAACCATCCGTCCGTCTCGACATACTCTGCATTCGGGGTATTAGCCCCCAGTTTGCCATTTCAAACGGCGAACGGTGTATTCCGCTCGTCACGCTGCGGTCAGCGGAGCCAGAGCGCGCGCTGCGCCGCGAACGGGTCGGTCTGCACGCGGGGTGAATCGGACCAGATCATGGTTTCGCGCTTATCGAGGGTGTAGCGCGGCCAGCCGGCGCCGGGATCGGAGGTCGTGACGAAGGAAACCCAGCTCTTGTGGACGGCATCGGCGAGAGCCTGGGGCGGATTGTCGCCGGCCACGGCCGTGACGCCCTGGGCGCGCAGGCAATCGAAGGCGAAGGGCACATCCAGGCAGTGGAACGAAGTGCCCTTGTACTCGGGAGCCGTTGATTCCCAGGTGAATTCGTAGAGCCAGGTCGGCTGGTTGCGGGTGGCACGGTCCTCGGCGACGCGGTAGGCGGGTGCGCGCAGCAGCAGATCACTCTGGGCCTGACCGAGGAGCTGGGGGGCGGCGTCACCGGGGTAGGCGGTGCGGAAACCATCGATATCGGTGGCGGGCAGGCCCATGGCGGCGAAGGCGGCGGGCAGGGCGGCATCGGTGATCGGCTGATCGCGGGTCATACCGTTGAACTCGTCGCGGGTGAAGCCGAGCAGCAGTGGAACATTGGTCGCGCCACCGGATTTCAGCAGATCCGTCGAGGACAGCGGAATGAGGGTGCCGTCCACGAAAGGGGCCAGACCGAGGGCGGGCACGGTCTCACTGCCCGGTCCGACGGCGCGCAGCTTGTCCTCGAGATCCTGGATCTGAGCGCCGGTGAGATCGTGCAGTGCGGCGGCGGTCGCGGGGAGGCCGGTGCGCTTGGTGAACAGGTCCGCGACGGCCGCTCCGTCCGCCCGGGCATTCGGCTGCGAGAGTGCGCCCGACTCCGAAATGCCCGCGTGGAAAAGGCCTTTCGCGGAGGGTGCGGCCATGAGCGCCCACACCGCGCCGCCGCCGGCGGACTGACCCGCGACGGTCACCCGGCCCGGATCGCCGCCGAAGGCCGCGATATTGTCCCGAACCCAGGTCAGCGCCGCGATCCAGTCGAGGACCGCGCGATTATCGGGTGCGCCCTCCAGATGCAGGAAGCCCTCGATGCCGAGCCGGTAGCCGACGGACACCACCACCACACCGTCGCGATTGAACGAAGCGCCGTCGTACCACGGGCTGGCCGCACTGCCCGCGACGAAGCCACCGCCGTGAATCCACACCAGCACAGGCAGTTTGGCGTCCTTGCCGGGGCTTGGGGTGAAGACATTGAGGTTCAGGACGCCGTCACCCGGAATGGACGGCTCGGGGATCGCGGTCACCTCGGTGAGGGATTTGCGCTGCGCGGTGGGTCCGTATGCGGTGCAATCGCGGACCTCGTGCCACGGGGTGGGCGGTACCGGTGCGGCGAATCGCAGATCACCCACGGGCGGCTGGGCGTACGGGATGCCCAGGTAGGCGGTGCCGGTATCGCGGCGTACGCCATTGACCGGGCCGTAGGTGGTGGTGACGGTGCCGGAGTCGCCCTTGCTGTCGGATTTTGTGGTCGAACACGCGGTGGCCAGGGCCAGTACGCCCGCCCCCAGCAGTAGTGAGCGACGTCCGAGCTGCGGTGTGAGCATGGCTAACCTCTGGTCCCGAATATAAGTCAACGGTTGAAATAAATCATGGCCAGCATAATGTCGACTCGTGGACCACGCACACACGGGCGGCCCGAACGATTCCGCCGCCGTCTCACCGAGCGACTCCGCCGCAGTTCGCCGCCGCAATCTGGGGCTGGTGCTGCGGCATATCGCCGCGCACGGTCCCTGCGCGCGCACCGAGGTCGCGACGGCCACCGGACTCGCGCACGGCTCGGTCACGACACTGGTCGGCGACCTGGTGGAACGCGGCCTGGTGGGTGAGGACACCGCCCTCCGCAGCGGCGGCCGCGGCCGGCCCGGACGCCCGCTGCGACTCGCGCCCCGCCGCGCGCTGTCGGTGGCGGTGCAGATCAGCTCGGAGCAACTGCGCGTGGTGGTCGCGGACCTCGCGGGTGCGGTCATCTGGCGTGCGGCTGCGCCGCACAACTGCGCACCGGGCACGCCCGAGGCCATGGCGGACGTGGTGGCTGCGGTGGTACGTCGTGCCGAACTGGCGACCGCCACATCGAATGCCGCAGTGGCAGCTGCGAAGCGCGGAGGGGAGCACGAGGCCATCGCGTCGGCGGATGCGCTCTCGGATGCGGCCGCCGTCGCTGACGCTGCGCACGGAACGGCTGAGGCCATCGCTGCGGCGGCCGACTCTGTGCTTGTGCGTGTGGTGATCGCCATGGCCGGGCCGGTGCGGGACGATGCCGCGCAGACCGTGGTGATGGCTCCGGATTTCGGCTGGCTGCAACCGGTTCGGCTGGGGGAGCTGGTGGCCGCGCGGCTGCCGGGTATGGACTGTCCGGTGGAGGTGATCAATGACGGCAATGCGGCGGCGTTCGCGGAGTTTCACGCCCGGCCGCGGCAGCGCGGGCTGGTGCTCATCGAGGCGGGGACGGGGATCGGCGGCGGTGTGGTGCTGGATGGCCGCATTCAGATCGGCAGCCACGGTATCGCCGGTGAACCCGGGCATATGCCGGTCGCGCTGGACGGTCCGCGGTGCGTCTGCGGTGCGCACGGGTGTCTGGTGCTCTATGCCGGGCCCGAGGCCGTCCTTACCGCCGCGGGCCTGGGTGAACTGCTGATTCGAGAGGGCTTGCACGCCACCTCGACTCGATTGGTCGAGGCGCTGGGAGCCGCCGACGCACCGGCGGTAGCGGCCGTCCGCACCGCCGGGCAGGCGCTGGGCGCGGTGATTCTGTCGGTCACCGCCCTGCTCGATGTCGACGAGATCGTGCTGGGCGGCCTGCTCGCGCACTGGTTCCCCTGGCTGGCCCCGACCATCGAGCAGCAGCTCGCCGGTCGCCGTGCCCTCGCCCCGGCTCTGCGGCTGACCATCGCCCCGGCTGTGCTGGGGGAGGACGCCATGCTGCTCGGCGCGATCGAATTCGCCAGGCGCACTGTGCTTTCCGATCCCGCGTCGGTACCGCTGCTCCCATTGGCGACCCGGGCCTGACGCCGGGGCCGGGAACCCCGAATTTCCGTCACGGGAAACTCGCCGCAGATTCGCTGAAACGACTGTCCGGGATGGTTTTATAGCGGCATGGACTTGCGCCAGGACCTGCGAAGCACAGTCGGCGACCTGATGCCCGAGCTGAAGGACCTGCTGAAGCAGCTGGTCGCCATTCCCTCCATCGCCTTCCCGGACTATCCCAAGGAGAACGTGCAGCGGGCGCACGATCTCATTGCCGAGGAATTGCGGAAGTCCGGCGTCGGCGATATTCAGGTGCTGAATCTGCCGGATACCTCCCCGGTCATCTACGCCCGCATTCCGCCTCCGCCGGGCGCACCGACCGTCCTGCTCTACGGGCACTACGACGTGCAGCCCTCCGGCGACGAAAGTCTCTGGAACACACCGCCGTTCACCCCGACCGAGAAGGACGGCGCCATCTACGGCCGCGGCGCGGCCGACTGCAAATCCAATGTGGTCGCGCATATCGGCGCGCTGCGGGCCTACGGCGGTAAACCGCCGGTCGGCGTCACCCTCGTCATCGAGGGCCAGGAGGAGTTCGGGTCGGGCTTCGACGATTATCCGGCCGAGAAGCCGGAGCTGTTCCAGGCCGATGCCCTGCTCATCTGCGATGCCGGCAATATTCGCGCGGGCGCCCCCACCCTGGTGACCGCACTGCGCGGGGTCGCCGATGTCTTCGTCGAGGTCCGCACGCTGGCGGCTCCGGTGCACTCCGGCCAATTCGGCGGTGCGGCACCGGATGCGCTGCTCGCGCTCATGGCCGGACTGGCCACACTGCACGATGCCGAGGGCAATGTTGCGGTCGAGGGTCTGCGCCGGGACACGTGGACCGGAGCGAACTACACGGATGAGGAATTCGCCGAAATCACCGGCATGGCACCGGGAATGCCGCTGCTGGGCACCGGGCCGATCGGTGAGCGCATCTGGTACGGGCCCGCCATCACCGTCATCGGACTGGACGCACCACCGGTGAAAACCGCTGCCTCCGCGGTGATTCCGTACGCCAAGGCCTATCTGAACGTGCGCGTGCATCCCGAACAGGATCCGGCCGAGGGGCAGCGCGCCGTCATCGAGCACCTGAGGAAGGTCAAGCCCTACGGCATCGAACTGACGGTCACCGGCGGTGATGTCGGTTCCGGATTCGCCGCGGGCACAACCGGTCCCGCCTATGCCGCCATGCGCGAGGCCATGGGAAAGTCCTGGAATACCGAGGTGGTCGATTCCGCCATGGGCGGCTCCATCCCGCTCACCAATTCCATGGCAGCGGCCAATCCGGCCGCCGAGGTGATCATGATCGGCGCCGAGGATTCCAACTGCAATATGCACGGCTTCAATGAGCGCGTACTGCTGAGCGAACTGGCCAATGTGGCGCTCGCGGAGGCGGAATTCTTCCAACTGTTCGCGAACAGGATGCGCAAATGAGCGAAACCACGGCGACCGCCGATCCGGAGTCCGAGCCGAAACCCGCTCAGCACCGCAAGAAGCGGGGCTTCCCCTCCACCTATACGATCCTCGCCGGTGTCACCGTCGCGGTGTGGCTGGCGGCCTTCGTGATTCCGCCGGGCGCGTACCGGGTGGATGACAAGGGACACACCATTGCCGGGTCGTATCACCGGATCGAGGGTGCGAAGGGTTTCACGGCGCGGCTGCGCGATCTGTTCCTCGCGCCGATCAACGGCCTCTACGGCATTCAGGACCCCAAGACCGGCCAGGTCGCGCCCGACATGTCCGGCTCGCTCTACGGCGCGGCCGCGGTGTTCCTGTTCGTGCTGGCCGTCGGCGCCTTCATCACCGTCGCCTTCGCGACCGGCGCGCTGGACAGCGGTATCGGGCGGCTGGCCTACAAGCTGCGCAGCCGGTCCTTTCTGCTCATCGTCGGCATCATGGTGGTCTTCGCCGTCGCGGGCACGGTGGAGGGCTTTGCCGAGGAGACCCTGGGCTTCTATGCGCTGCTGGTGCCGCTGATGCTGGCCCTGGGCTACGACCGCATGACCGCGGTCGGCGCCATCATCTGCGGTGCGGGCGTCGGCGTCATGTGCTCGACCGTCAATCCTTTCGCGACCGGCACCGCCTCCTCGGCCGCCGGGGTCCCGATCGGCGACGGCATTGTGCTGCGCCTGGCCATGCTGGTGGTGCTCACCCTCGTCACGGTCGCGTATGTGCTCTGGTACGCGCGCCGGGTGAAGACGGACCCGGACAAGTCCTGGTCGGGCTGGCTGCCGGGCGACCGTGAGGTGAAAGCCGAAGAGCACGAACCGGATCCGATGACCCGCCGTCAGGTCGCGGTGCTCTGGATGGTCGGCCTCACCTTCGCGTTCATGATCTTCGCCATCATTCCGTGGGCGACCGTGATCAACGGCCCGGACGCGAAATCCTTTCCGTGGGAATTGGATTGGTACTTCCCGGAGCTCACCGCGCTGTTCCTGGTCGGTGCGGTGGTGGTGGGCCTGATCGGCGGGTTGGGCGAGGGCAGGATGTCCGAGGCGATCGGGAAGGGCTTCGGCGACTTCGTGGGTGCGGGCATCGTGATCGTGCTCGCCCGCGGCGTCACCGTGATCATGAACAACACCCAGATCACCAGCACCGTGCTGCATGCCCTGGAGGGCGTGGTGACCGGCACCTCCTCGGCGGTGTTCGCGGTCGCGGTGTTCCTGGTGAATATCCCGCTGGCCTTCCTGATCCCCTCCACGTCCGGGCATGCCACGCTGGCCATGCCGATCATGGCTCCGCTCGCCGATTTCGCGAATGTGCCACGCTCCCTGGTGGTTACGGCCTGGCAGTCGGCCTCGGGCTGGGCCAATCTGGTCACGCCCACCACCGCGGTGGTCACCGGTGGCATCGCACTGGCGAAGGTGCGCTACGACCGCTACGTGAAGTTCGTGGTGCCGCTCATGGTGATTCTCTTCGTGCTCACCTGTGCGTTCCTCGCCGTGGCGGCCTGGATCGGCTGAGTGGGCGGTCCGGTATCAGGCGCCGATGAGGTTGCGCCACACCAATTCCAGATGGGCGGCCATATCCAGGCTCGGGTCGATCAGCCAGCGCGATTGCAAGCCGTCGGAGAGGGCGAAGAAGGTGGTGGCGGCGGCATCGGCGTCGATATGGGCGGGCAGGGCGCCGGCCTCCCGCATATCGCGCAGCGACTGCGAAAACGCCGCGGTGCCTCGGCGGTACCGTTCCTTCATGTAGGCGTGGGCCGGATGACGCGGATCGGCCGCGGCCGCCTGCATATGGGTGAAGAGCTCGATCAGGCCGGGCACCTGGGCATTTCGTCGAATCACGGCGATGTAGGCCGCCGGATCGGGAGCGCGCAGCGCGACCATATCGGCCTCGTCGCGCTTGCGCAGGACGGCGACGAAGAGCTCTTCCTTCGTGCCGAAGTAGTGCAGCAGTCCGCCCTGGCTCAGTCCGACCGCCTCGGCCAACTCGGCGACGGAGGTGGCCAGGAACCCGCGCTCCGCAATGGTGCGCAGTGCTGCCTCGAGAATCTGCTCCCGCCGTTCGATGCCCTTGCCGTAGGGCCCCCGTTTCGCCACGGATCGAGTCTAGAGCTCGATCATTGCTTTCTTGCACCCCAAAACCGAGCGATGTACGGTTTTCACAGCGGCCCTCGCCGCGAACAGCGAAGGAGAAACCGGTCCCGATGCGATTCCGTCCCCGAGCTCTTGTTCCCGCAGCTCTCGTCGCCGCCAGCCTGGTCCTGGCCGCACCCGGGGCCTACGCCCGCCCCGACGCGCCCGCCCAGGTCGCGCCGCTCGGGCCCGATTTCCTCTGGGGTGTGGCGGCCTCCGGCTTCCAGTCCGAGGGCCACGCGCCCGACAGCAACTGGTCCCGGTACGTGGCGCAGGGCAAGACCGATGACCCGTACCGCGACTCGGTCGACTTCTTCGATCGCTACGCCTCCGATATCGATCTGGCCGCCGGCCTCGGCGTGAAGGTCTACCGGATCAGCATCGAGTGGGCGCGCGTGCAGCCGCAGCCCGGTGTGTGGTCGGAGGACGGACTGCGCTTCTACGACAGTGTGATCGGGAAGATCACGGCCGCCGGTATGCGGCCCATGATCACCCTGGACCACTGGGTGTTCCCGGGCTGGGAGGTCGATCGCGGCGGCTGGCACAACCCCGGCATGGTCGATGACTGGCTGGCCAATGCCCGCACCGTCGTGGATCGCTATGCGCACGACAATCCGCTGTGGGTGACCTTCAACGAGCCCACCTTCTACGGGCTCAACGAACTGCGCCACGGTGGGCTTCCGGCCACCGACGTGCCGGGTATGCAGGATCGAATCGCGCAGGCGCACAATGCCATCTACGACCACATCCACCAGGTGCAGCCCGGCGCCATGGTGACCAGCAATGTCGCGTACTTCCCCGGCGCCGACGATGCGGTCAACGGTCCGTTCATCGCCAAGATCGCCGCGAAGATCGATTACGTCGGCATCGACTACTACTACGGCATGTCGCCGGACACCGTCACCTCGATGGTGCAGAACTTCAGCCAGCTGTGGAACAATCCGCTGCAGCCGGAGGGCATCTACTATGCGCTGCAGCACTATTCGCGCCAGTTCCCCGGTAAGCCGCTGTACATCGTGGAGAACGGCATGCCCACCGAGAACGGCAAGCCCCGTGCCGACGGTTACGCTCGCGCCGACGACCTGCGCGACACTGTC encodes the following:
- a CDS encoding carboxylesterase/lipase family protein → MLTPQLGRRSLLLGAGVLALATACSTTKSDSKGDSGTVTTTYGPVNGVRRDTGTAYLGIPYAQPPVGDLRFAAPVPPTPWHEVRDCTAYGPTAQRKSLTEVTAIPEPSIPGDGVLNLNVFTPSPGKDAKLPVLVWIHGGGFVAGSAASPWYDGASFNRDGVVVVSVGYRLGIEGFLHLEGAPDNRAVLDWIAALTWVRDNIAAFGGDPGRVTVAGQSAGGGAVWALMAAPSAKGLFHAGISESGALSQPNARADGAAVADLFTKRTGLPATAAALHDLTGAQIQDLEDKLRAVGPGSETVPALGLAPFVDGTLIPLSSTDLLKSGGATNVPLLLGFTRDEFNGMTRDQPITDAALPAAFAAMGLPATDIDGFRTAYPGDAAPQLLGQAQSDLLLRAPAYRVAEDRATRNQPTWLYEFTWESTAPEYKGTSFHCLDVPFAFDCLRAQGVTAVAGDNPPQALADAVHKSWVSFVTTSDPGAGWPRYTLDKRETMIWSDSPRVQTDPFAAQRALWLR
- a CDS encoding ROK family transcriptional regulator, which encodes MDHAHTGGPNDSAAVSPSDSAAVRRRNLGLVLRHIAAHGPCARTEVATATGLAHGSVTTLVGDLVERGLVGEDTALRSGGRGRPGRPLRLAPRRALSVAVQISSEQLRVVVADLAGAVIWRAAAPHNCAPGTPEAMADVVAAVVRRAELATATSNAAVAAAKRGGEHEAIASADALSDAAAVADAAHGTAEAIAAAADSVLVRVVIAMAGPVRDDAAQTVVMAPDFGWLQPVRLGELVAARLPGMDCPVEVINDGNAAAFAEFHARPRQRGLVLIEAGTGIGGGVVLDGRIQIGSHGIAGEPGHMPVALDGPRCVCGAHGCLVLYAGPEAVLTAAGLGELLIREGLHATSTRLVEALGAADAPAVAAVRTAGQALGAVILSVTALLDVDEIVLGGLLAHWFPWLAPTIEQQLAGRRALAPALRLTIAPAVLGEDAMLLGAIEFARRTVLSDPASVPLLPLATRA
- a CDS encoding M20/M25/M40 family metallo-hydrolase yields the protein MDLRQDLRSTVGDLMPELKDLLKQLVAIPSIAFPDYPKENVQRAHDLIAEELRKSGVGDIQVLNLPDTSPVIYARIPPPPGAPTVLLYGHYDVQPSGDESLWNTPPFTPTEKDGAIYGRGAADCKSNVVAHIGALRAYGGKPPVGVTLVIEGQEEFGSGFDDYPAEKPELFQADALLICDAGNIRAGAPTLVTALRGVADVFVEVRTLAAPVHSGQFGGAAPDALLALMAGLATLHDAEGNVAVEGLRRDTWTGANYTDEEFAEITGMAPGMPLLGTGPIGERIWYGPAITVIGLDAPPVKTAASAVIPYAKAYLNVRVHPEQDPAEGQRAVIEHLRKVKPYGIELTVTGGDVGSGFAAGTTGPAYAAMREAMGKSWNTEVVDSAMGGSIPLTNSMAAANPAAEVIMIGAEDSNCNMHGFNERVLLSELANVALAEAEFFQLFANRMRK
- a CDS encoding YfcC family protein translates to MSETTATADPESEPKPAQHRKKRGFPSTYTILAGVTVAVWLAAFVIPPGAYRVDDKGHTIAGSYHRIEGAKGFTARLRDLFLAPINGLYGIQDPKTGQVAPDMSGSLYGAAAVFLFVLAVGAFITVAFATGALDSGIGRLAYKLRSRSFLLIVGIMVVFAVAGTVEGFAEETLGFYALLVPLMLALGYDRMTAVGAIICGAGVGVMCSTVNPFATGTASSAAGVPIGDGIVLRLAMLVVLTLVTVAYVLWYARRVKTDPDKSWSGWLPGDREVKAEEHEPDPMTRRQVAVLWMVGLTFAFMIFAIIPWATVINGPDAKSFPWELDWYFPELTALFLVGAVVVGLIGGLGEGRMSEAIGKGFGDFVGAGIVIVLARGVTVIMNNTQITSTVLHALEGVVTGTSSAVFAVAVFLVNIPLAFLIPSTSGHATLAMPIMAPLADFANVPRSLVVTAWQSASGWANLVTPTTAVVTGGIALAKVRYDRYVKFVVPLMVILFVLTCAFLAVAAWIG
- a CDS encoding TetR/AcrR family transcriptional regulator; its protein translation is MAKRGPYGKGIERREQILEAALRTIAERGFLATSVAELAEAVGLSQGGLLHYFGTKEELFVAVLRKRDEADMVALRAPDPAAYIAVIRRNAQVPGLIELFTHMQAAAADPRHPAHAYMKERYRRGTAAFSQSLRDMREAGALPAHIDADAAATTFFALSDGLQSRWLIDPSLDMAAHLELVWRNLIGA
- a CDS encoding family 1 glycosylhydrolase, with the translated sequence MRFRPRALVPAALVAASLVLAAPGAYARPDAPAQVAPLGPDFLWGVAASGFQSEGHAPDSNWSRYVAQGKTDDPYRDSVDFFDRYASDIDLAAGLGVKVYRISIEWARVQPQPGVWSEDGLRFYDSVIGKITAAGMRPMITLDHWVFPGWEVDRGGWHNPGMVDDWLANARTVVDRYAHDNPLWVTFNEPTFYGLNELRHGGLPATDVPGMQDRIAQAHNAIYDHIHQVQPGAMVTSNVAYFPGADDAVNGPFIAKIAAKIDYVGIDYYYGMSPDTVTSMVQNFSQLWNNPLQPEGIYYALQHYSRQFPGKPLYIVENGMPTENGKPRADGYARADDLRDTVYWIQRAKADGMNVIGYNYWSLTDNYEWGSYTPRFGLYTVDVLTDPTLTRQPTDAVPAYTAITHDGGVPADYRPTRNPQPCSLVDALSSCTDPVTVPR